One Perca flavescens isolate YP-PL-M2 chromosome 16, PFLA_1.0, whole genome shotgun sequence genomic window, ATGACAAAGACAAGACACGACATAACATGAGAAAAATGTGacactaatttaaaaaaactttctAGTGGAAAGTGAATCAGTCCATTtcataaattataaattatagtgAGTAAACCAGTTTAAACAGAAGGGGGTTAAGGTGGGATTTGAATTATGTTATGGTGTCAGACTGATGGATTAGGGTTAGGGCAATTCGGGTTAGGGTAGTTTGGGGATAGGGGTTTGGGTTAGGTTGAGGTTATGGATTGAGAAACTTATCTCAGTGGCTTCCCCCACTTCGTCTGACCACTGGGCGGTTGACATTGGAAGTCAAAGGAAGAAGCACGGGCCGGTGCACGTCACTTGAAGTTCTCcattaggggttagggttaggttggGGAGGGttcagagggttagggttaggttggGGAGGGTTTGGGAGTTCCAGAGCCCAGCAGCAGTGCAGCTAAAAGCCTTAGCCCCCATGGTGCAGAGGCGTGCGGCGGATATGGTTAGGAGGAGAGTGGGATGGAGGGGAGTCCTGGAGGAGGTCAGAGATGTAGATTGGGGCTAGGTTGTGAAGGGATTTATACGAGAGGATAAGATTTTTGTAATTAATCCGAGATTGAACAGAGAGCCAGTGGAGCTGGATAAGAAAGGGGGGATGTGGTCAGAATATTTTGTGCGGGTAATGATCCGGCCAGCAGAGTTCTGAATGATTTGAAGGCAAGTTTAGTAGGAAGGCCAGagaaaaatgtaactaagtacatttactacagtactgtacttcagtacaaatgttaaggtacttgtactttactttgagttttttatgccaatttcactttttaatcGACTACATTCATATGTTACAGCTGTAGttgctagttactttagttactagttactttacacattcagattcctgcacacaaaacacatgtagtttataaaatctgatgtttgattctaaagtaaagtagccgacaatataacggctacaagtccagctgagatgatgagaccattaaacacacaactgtgtgtgtgtgtgtgtgtgtgtgtgtgtgtgtgtgtgtgtgtgtgtgtgtgtgtgtgtgtgtgtgtgtgtgtgtgtgtgtgtgtgtgtgtgtgtgtgtgtgtgtgtgttttgtgtgtgtgtgtgtgtgtgtgtgtgtgtgtagaccattaaacacacaactgttttgaTCCTTTAACTAAATACTTTAACaaaattttcctgatgatacttcagtaaaagtgtgtaagtagcattttcactgcaggacttttactgtaacagagtatttataCAGTGTTGTGTTAGTACAGAACCGTCATCACCAACTGTtgataaccttatcatcctttATCTATATGAAACTGTCAGTAAAAGTTAATCAGTTACTTTGGGCGAGACGCTGCACTTTGATTGGTTCTCTCTGGTCATGTGatttcagagaaagaaatcagagaCGTGatgctgataggttagactgagagaggaggtgaggaagtgaagactgagagaggaggtgaggaggtgaagactgagcgAGCTCAGAGCTGCTGGACCTGCATCAACAAACAGGTAAGAACCTCTAAACCTCTTGATGAAGATGTGACAgtcatcagaagactaaatatatattcagtgatgtgatgatgtaacCATGGTAGCTGATCTTAGATGTTCAGGATTTGTTCACGTTGACCCAACACAGTTTCTAAAGAAGAGGCTGGAAACTCtcctcatatcacacacactagattagttatggaaggattatatatgaaccatgttacatatttattaactctccacatatcacacacactagattagttatggaaggattatatatgaaccatgttacatatttattaactctccacatatcacacacactagattagttatggaaggattatatatgaaccatgttacatatttattaactctccacatatcactcacactagattagttatggaaggattatatatgaaccgtgttacatatttattaactctccacatatcacacacactagattagtttagAACAGATCATATATAAACCGTGTTAAGGCCCTGATGGAGGCATGTAAGGCTCGTGTTTAGTGCCAGTTTGCCACTAGGAGACCCAGTAAAACTCagggcgccctggtagctcacctggtggagcgtgcgccccatgtactcAGTCCTTACCCCAGCGGCTGCAGGTACAATTCCAACCagcgaccctttgctgcatgtcatctcaCCTCTCTATCCCCCTTTTCTGTCTACAGCTTTCTtatcaattaaaggcaaaaagacccgaaaataataacaaaaaagagggcagtcaattttttttaatagttttaccATCTCAtatatttttgcattttaaatgtcatattATTGAGCGCATAAGATAGTTTAGTAGTTGACAGGTGAATCAAACTCTCTTCTTTGATAAaacttatagttagggagtgaggtgttgcagcgtccgcctaaccaagcccacctgcttctcttcatagtcgtcagattaataatataacaaagtagagggaggcaggccagcacagccTGATCCGGCAGGCGAGAGTTCCAAGCCTGAACAGGCACCTCTCCTTAtgtactaatcctagcttctggggagtttactccccggagtccttatggtttttcccccagcgtatttccttggagaacgttggcaccaagatcctggttccagctgtcgccgtggtcctgctgcactgcctgctgagctcagcggtgccctgcaatgtcatgctgcttcctgctgaatcctgctgcttcctgctgaatcctgctgcttcctgctgaaccctgctgcttcctgctgaacactgctgcttcctgctgaatcctgctgcttcctgctacttcctgctgaaccctgctgcttcctgctacttcctgctgaaccctgctgcttcctgctgcttacAGCTGCGTCCATCCAGTTGcaacatcctgtaacgccctgcagcgccctgatatgacatgaactactacgactaccattcaaagtcactgttccattattaatgtgactattatcaccactgttcatcatatctccaaccggcaccatcagacaccgcctaccaagagcctgggtctgtcccaggtttcttcccaagagggagtttttcctcaccactgtcgcacttcttgctcttgagggaattactgtaattgttggggctttgtaaattatagagtgtggtctaaacctactctatctgtaaagtgtctcgcgataactcgtgttatgatttgatactatgaattgAATCAGCTCAGCTGTGCCTGAAACCGTTCCCTCATCCCctccctcactattccctctatagtgttaaatagtgaactatatctaaccctcactattccctctctagtgttaaatagtgaactatatctaaccctcactattccctctatagtgttaaatagtgaactatatctaaccctcactattccctctatagtttgttaaatagtgaactatatctaaccctcactattccctctctagtgtttgttaaatagtgaactatatctaaccctcactattccctctatagtgtttgttaaagTGGTGGTTACTGATATATCTCATTGAAAACACATCGTTGCGTGACTTGCGTCAGGAGATGGGCCCGTAGTGATGTCAGCCTTTGGTATGACATCATAGCATATGTCACACGGAGGCCACTTGGAGAGCAGAGGGAAAGTGGGGCAGGAGCGGGAGAGTGAAAAGGAAAACACCCCTCGTTTACTTTCAGCCCAAACTATACGGATCAACCGCCAGTTGTAGGCTTAGCGCTACTGcttcaagtgtgttttattatccatcttattaattattaatgtgtatgtgtgtattatatTCATTCTATGTCTGCTTATGTCAAACTGTTTCCTTATTGTTAAGTAGGCCTATTTCTTGTATGAAAGGCGcaatacaaatattaaaaaaatcattattaCTGCATTTTACAAATCATAAATACCTGCAGACTCATTTCAGTCAGTTGCATGAGTTTcagatttagaaatgtgtgaTCTGTATCATGATTAATCATATTAATGCTTACATCTCACAAAACAGTATCTCCTCCATACATTTACAGATAATGTTGGAATTAAAGAAATCACACATACAGCTATTTAGTAAATAAAACGTATATAGAATAAATATTAACTGACATTAATGATATTACATATTTCAGTAAAATATCAAGCTAACAATGAGGAAACTAAAagttgaaatgtatttattcatcttCTCTGACTTTGGTGGTCAGCACCAGGAGTTTTAGTTGTACATGACTCCACCTAACAATGGAGGGATTGTCTTGCAACAAATGCATgactgcaatgcattgtgggtgaTATCCACCTCTGGAGTGACCACTGTTGTTAACTCGCTCCCTCAGCCCTCCGAGGGTCGATCTCACCAAGTTCACTTCAGGTTTTCAGACAATTGGAACAACACTTAAGATGGCGGCGGGGATTCCCTCAAGGAGAAGTGCTTAGGGGAAGTGAACGAGGGCATGTTTGCACCACCTGTCTAGTCTacttgtatatcacattgcacttttctgcttttttttttgcacttctggttggatgcaaactgcatttcgctgtctttgtacttgtactctgcacaatgacaataaagtagactctaaaaaaagaaatctaaaacACTATTGAAACACAGCCTCAGACTATAGCCTCTGAGCCTCACGCTGTCATGCACGCGGCTCGCAACTtaacgagggggaggggctggaggcagctgtgcgctgtaaaaatacattgttgattggagaaaaaaaattattctgaTTGTATCTACCTTGGCAggtcttaaaggtgcactaaGAGATTCTGaacaaagattgttgatatttgaactcaattgccaaacaaatacaacccccCTTCAGAAGCTCCGCCCCCAAATTCACACACAGATAACTACTGGCCAGCACATTCATATGCTGCCTGCCCACCTTCCGCTCCTACCATCAACTGTCGATGcctgttgctgattggctggaacgtggtttgttgtattttggtgcacagcctgtgcctctagtatctgacgtttacgacccatgtgttgtctcccgagaccgggctttttcacggtgtgttcaggggccaggcagctagcggatcaaggagagacgactaccatttgagacaaaaatgaaattgcgctgaaaccatgcaggaactcatagtgcacctttaatttaACCTATGTATAGGGAAACACTGAATCATGTGGCAGTAAGAAAAAATCTTGTTCACCAAATAACAAAGTATCTATTAGGAGGGGGCTACTTCTGTTGTCTCCATCAAGTCTTTCCCCAGGTCTTCTACTTTATTTGtactttctgtctctttttaatttttgttacattttgttttgattgttaTTAACTTAAAGTTTTGGGCTTTTCTATGTGACTTTGACTACACTTTTAACCTTTTATATTTTGACCTCCTGTTTCTGCAGAAACAGAACCATCATCACAGACTGTTGATGACTTTATTGATCTTTATATCTATGAAACCGTCAGTAAAAGTTAATCAGTTACTTTGGTCGAGACGCTGCAGTGTGATTGGTTTCTCTGGTCAGGTGATTTCAGAGAAACATCTCCGAGACGTGATGCTGATCAGACTGAGAGAGGACGTGTGGAGATGAGGACTGAGAGCTCAGAGCTGCTGTACCTCCATCAACTAACAGGTAAGAACCTCTAaacctaaaaacacacacacacacacacacacacacagacaggtaagaACCTGTAAACCTCTTGATGAAGATGTGactgtcatcagaagactaaatatatattcagtgatgtgatgatgtaacCATGGTAGCTGATCTTAGATGTTCAGGATTTGTTCACGTTGACCCAACACAGTTTCTAAAGAAGAGGCTGGAAACTCtcctcatatcacacacactagattagttatggaaggattatatatgaaccatgttacatatttattaactctccacatatcacacacactagattagttatggaaggattatatatgaaccatgttacatatttattaactctcctcaTATCACAAACACTatattagttatggaaggattatatatgaaccatgttacatatttattaactctcctcatatcacaaacactagattagttatggaaggattatatatgaaccatgttacatatttattaactctccacatatcacacacactagattagttatggaaggatcatatatgaaccatgttacatatttattaactctctgGCTCTTTACTTTCTATTATCATTGCTGTGAATAATGCTCTCTGGAGACTTTATTGTAGGTTTCTTCAAGTTATAAATTGTTCCTTTTGTCTTATGTTTGGGTTGTTTACTGTATTGTCCGTACTGATCATATTTTTAAGTTTCTTCTCTTTTGAGGAGAAAACCATATGAATATAAtaaagtttagtttgagtttggACTTTCCTGAGACTCTAAGATAAATGctacctctcctctctctgaaTTAACCAGGATGTCACGGTTCAGGGCTGATAAGAGTTAATGAATATGAATTTACAGCTTCAATAATCTCCCGGAGTccaaagttaaatattaaaccGACCGTCCAACATATTGAATATCGGATCAGTATTATTGTTCATGTTGGCTGAGGTTAGTTTTACTATGCACCACTATTCAAGTAGTTAAGTTCTTTTCCATTATGACTGGATGCTAAACTAGATAGTGAAATAAAGTTCTATGGCATTCAATCTCTTTATGTAGTATTCATGTTTTACGGTTTTACCTGAGCTAGAATAATAGCAAGCATATCACATCCATAGCTACAGGGGTTAGtgtatataaatacagtatatatacatataatagTATATATTAGTAGTAAACATATAGAATCATGGCTTGGGTCGTAAGGGCATTGGAATATGAGGCCCCACCTCTTCTCTGTTCTGCGTCCTACTTTCACCTGAAAAGGGCCAAAACCGTCCACACCAGTAGAGGGTAATGGTGGTCTACAGAGATGAAGAAGGCGTGCTGAGGGCAAGTCCACCATGAATGGTGCTAAGGACTTAGCTCTAACGTCAACTCAGAGGCATGGCAGAGGATGCAACATGGGTTGCATCAGGCTGGTCCATGTGAGCAGGAATGTAGCAGTGGGGCAGGTTCATCAGTGGCAGGGGGGAGAGTTTGGTTACCCAGGCATCTCAAGCTGTCAGGATCTCCTCAGGAAGGAGCAGGTTATCCCATTCTCTCGGCTTTCCCACAGGTGTAGAAGAGTAATTTGCCTTTTGTGGTGAAGTGAAGCAGGAGACCCACAGGGTCCTAGTGACTAGCCAGCACCTGATAAACATTGCTGATGTAATGCTCCACAGTCAGTTCTACTGAGCATCTGATACTGTGGTGGAGGAGAGTGGTCACTCTCATCATGTTTGCAGGAATGTGTGCATGTACGTCCCACCAACAGAGAAGTCTGCATCACCAATCATAAACTTTATTATACTCCAATAATAGGCGGGGTGTTTCTATGCCTCCACTGGAGAAAACTCTGAGACGTGTTCATATTTTACGCAGATTTTATTCTTAGTCGGAGGAtatttgattatattttttatatatatataagcttcTAAAACATGTGAATACAAACTCAACTCTTCCCCCATGATAAGGTCACCATAATGTACAGTCTTTCTGTTTTGCAGTGAAAACTTGTGTGAACGACGGAGATAATGTCTGATAAAGAGAGGCTTTTGAATACACTGAAAGATTTGTCAGATGAAGAATTCAAGGAGTTCAAGTGGTTCCTGCAGCAGCCTGAAATCCTGGTAGGATTCCCAGCCATCCCAAAGAACCAACTGGAAAAAGCAGACAGGCTGGACACAGTCGATAAGATCATACAGACCTTCAGCCGTCAGTCTGTAGAAGTGGTGAAGCTGGTTTTAAAGAAGATTAATAGGAATGATCTGGTGGAGAAATTATCAAGCATCAACACAGGAGCACAAGGTAAGATGGAGGAGGACTAACATATCAAACTGAGTGATCACACAAGTCTACTGCCtttaagtatgtatatataaggGTTAAGACGCCTCCGCCAAAGTTCATTAATACTTTAGAATCAAAATTTTTTCCAAACAATAACTCTGTTTCCCTGGCCACGCTTgagggtttgactaatacctggaacaatcatttcCATCCCTTAAGATTCTTATTCAATGCAAACGTTAATCCCTGCTTCAGGAAACAGGACAGAActtagatacgacttgccaCCCTTAGCAATGGGAGATATTTAGCTCGTAGAACCCTTCAGCTCagctacgagccagaaagctaaccctatgctagcaagatccaaagtcaataacattgtgtacagttgtaatcagtaaaaataatttgacagtatgctgaacaacaagacaagctagctatcagccatgtcattgtccccaaaacaatataacgactTTTATGAACAATTGTATCcgcgatgtgtaacgttactgttgttCATTTGGACACCCTCCAGCCAATAAGAattgagtattcacccagaccatggtataattCAGTTTATACCAAACATGTTTGTATTATTGACTGTTTAATGTAAACTTGAAATACAAACATTTCCCAGCAAAAGGAACAGCTACCTGGTTaatagtttctttgttttaaaaaacagaTCGGGAGAATTCTGACCAGAATAAACCCTCAGCTTTAGAGGACGATTCTCTGATCAGTGGTGTAAGCGATATTATGTAGTTACGATATTATGACAGGCGCTAAACTAGCTACTGTATATCGTCTAGTTATATGATCAAATAGACTTGACATTGGACAACAACATGGGTACATACATGGTGGGCTGGGTACTGGATTCAACGCTTTTTAGGCACTGATCAAAAAAAGAATCATTCAGGAGCCAATATTAAGTCACGGTATTGGAACCAGTACTGGTATCGAAATTTTTCAGCCCCTACCCAGCAATCATCGCTGCATATGTGTATGAGAAAATATGCCAAAGAAAATAAGACATTATtgatatatttaatttttttgattgttttttataGTTCATGTAGAATAGGCAATCATTTTGTTATAGATTGCTAATGACAACTTTaccaaagaaaatgaaaaccaTGACAAAGATTTGCCTTTTCGAGAGCATGTAAAGTAGATGGCactgtttttaaattaacacaAGTTCTTTCAACACAGGCGAGTCTCCATCTAAACCTACCAACTTGGTTCCAAGCTCTCCGGTGGACAAAGCTCAGTAAGTAGATGGAATCAAAGTGTTATCAGTTTTCTTTGAGTGATATACAATTACAgatgctgtgtgttttcaagtCTGTATAACTGAATTATGTTTGTTTGCTTAACACAGTTGCATTAGAATAGAGCACTTTTCATGAAGTGGACTCATCCTTATTAAAAGACCTTGGTCAGTAGAGTGATGTTGTTTATGTCTTTACTTTTCTACAGGAATACCAACACCTCATCCAAATATGACAACATCACCTGCAAAGTTAAGATCCATTCAGGATCTCCTGCTGTCTACCAGCTGATACCAAAGAAAGAGAACATTGAATCTCTGACAAGAATGACTCTTggtgaaaaaaatccaaataaaaaaaacaaaaccatctTACTTGTTGGTGAAACAGGAACAGGAAAATCTACTCTGATCAACGCTCTGGTCAACTACGCCATGGGAGTGGAGTGGGAGGATGATGTCTGGTTTCAGATcgtagaggaggagaagagaagtcAATCAGAAAGTCAGACATCAGATGTGATCGTGTATGAGATCTTTGGTTTTGAAGATAAAACTCTGCCCTACTCTCTGACCATCATCGATACCCCTGGATATGGAGACACCAGAGGACAGAATCACGATGACATCGTCAGTCAAAGATTATTAGACTTGTTCCAGTCAAAGGATGGAGTTCATGAGATTAATGCAGTGGGTCTGGTGCTGAAAGCCAGTGAGAATCGACTGAATGACCGACTGAGGTACATCTTTGATTCAGTGGTGTATCCATTTGGAAAAGACATGGAGAAGAACATTGTCGCCCTCATCACACACTCAAATGGAAGAACACCAAAAAATCCTCTACAAGCTGTCGAAGCTGCGATGATTAAATGTGCCAGAAATGAGAAGAATCAACCTGTTCACTTCCTGTTTAATAACCGCCAGGATGAAGGCAGGACAGAGGACATAAAAGACCTTAAACGTGCAgatgcaacaacaacagaagGAATGATTCAGTTCACAAAGTTCCTTGAAAAAACTGCACCTCAAAATATGGAGGAAACCATGGACGTACTAACCGAGCGCACCATACTGACAACCTGCATCCAAAACCTGCAAGAAAAAATTTAGTCTATTGAAAAGAAACAGAGAATTAAAAAGGAGAATCAGACACTcctgaagaaacacaaacaagacATAAAGGATAATAAGGagtacaaaataaatcaaaagagCGTCATCAAAGTTAAAGAACCAATTGATGGTGGAGGGAGCTGGTGGGCGTTGGGGTTGTATGGAGCTCTCTGCTGTACAAAATGTAAGAAGACCTGTCACTATCCATGCAAATGTATCTTTCATGCAGTATTCTGTGAGATTATAGACTTCAATGACGCATGCAAGTCCTGTGGGTGTAATGAGtcatatcatgtgaaagagaCCTGGAGGTATGTGGAGAAGGAAATCACAAGCAAGGTGACTGTAAAAGCTATGAAAGAGAAGTATGAAAAGGGTCGAGCAGGCTTTGATAAGGTAAAAAGCCTTTTGGAAACTCTTGAGAAGGAAATAGAAAAActtcagaaagaaaaacatcagtGGTTGGAAAAATCCTTTGAGCATGTTGTGAAACTGGAGCAGATCGCCCTGAAGGTTGATTCAGTGTCCACTCGTGAGCACTTGGACTTCCTAATTAAGAGGATGAAGGACACAGCGAAGAAGAGGACACTGGAAGAGATGAAAAGTCGAGCTGATGACAAAGAAGGAACCACAGGAGCTGGTAACGCAAAGAACTAGATGAACTAGAGTCActgagagcagacagctgtgtaGAAAACAAGGTCTACACTGATgatcaaatatgttttattatagttCTATTAAAGctacactatgtaacttttagccctacaggttgtctcattggaactaccaATCACGCTACCCAACGCaagttgtagttccaatgagacaacctgtagggctaaaagttacatagtgttgctttaagtgtgATGTTGAtaagaaaattaaaatgaaatcaccttttcatttttaattgtgtAATTCCTGTAAACAGCTCTCTCTGTGATGTAATGTTCTTGTAGTTCCATGTTTAAGCACCATTctcatattttatgtttttaatttttttattgtttttaactgcttaATGTTGAGTACAGCAGCTTCCTCCCTCTATATCACAAACTGAAGTCAGTTAGTGTTGTACACAAATACATGAATTGTTCTTTACTTTGGGTGAATtagatattttaatgtttttcagttagTAGAAAGCTGTGATTTATTTTGATGTGTATTAATGTTTGGGATGACTTTTAGGATTAAAATGTTTCAGAAGACAGGAAACATTGATTCATTCATACTggagttttttttctattttgagtgaataaatatattatgttGTTGCTCATGAAATCATATCCTGACTGATGCAGTTCTCTGTGAATcattaataaaatatgtttctaTTCTTGTAGTTTCATGCTTAATCACCaaattctcactcccaactcgtcaacaTACCGATGCTTAGTCAGACCTTTCTGGTGTCACTTTTTAAAGCTTCCTTTTTCAACATGCATGGTAAAATCACTTGGGATTAAAAGATGTGTGTTTAATACTACTCCCTACCTGTCCTTTTCAGATGTTTAGTCATGAttagtttgtattttattttgagtgaCTGAACATATTCTGTTGTTCCTCATGAAATCACACCCTGATGCAGTTTTCTGTCAAATATTAATACATTGTCTGCTTGATATGAGTTTGCTCAGAGTGTCTTCACAGGATCATCAGCAGCTTTTTGACTGTTGAACTTTCTGCTCAACTTTCTTCAATAAATGACAATTTGTCTTTATTataccattttattttatagactTAGTCCTTGCCTCACTAGAAACACTCATATATtctcatacatacataaaaaaatacactAGTATACA contains:
- the LOC114570574 gene encoding septin-1 — encoded protein: MYRENSDQNKPSALEDDSLISGALIKKRIIQEPILSHGESPSKPTNLVPSSPVDKAQNTNTSSKYDNITCKVKIHSGSPAVYQLIPKKENIESLTRMTLGEKNPNKKNKTILLVGETGTGKSTLINALVNYAMGVEWEDDVWFQIVEEEKRSQSESQTSDVIVYEIFGFEDKTLPYSLTIIDTPGYGDTRGQNHDDIVSQRLLDLFQSKDGVHEINAVGLVLKASENRLNDRLRYIFDSVVYPFGKDMEKNIVALITHSNGRTPKNPLQAVEAAMIKCARNEKNQPVHFLFNNRQDEGRTEDIKDLKRADATTTEGMIQFTKFLEKTAPQNMEETMDVLTERTILTTCIQNLQEKI